In a genomic window of Mycolicibacillus parakoreensis:
- a CDS encoding GNAT family N-acetyltransferase yields MLSQVHTARLVHTADLDEETHRSARQMVVDAYDGGVTDTDWDHALGGMHALIWRHGAIIAHGAVVARRMLHRGTTLRCGYVEAVAVREDWRGQGLAIAVLDACEQVIRGAYPLGALSSSDRGRRLYTVRGWLPWRGRTSALTPTGIAATPEDDRSVFVLPVTADLDPADELTCDWRDGNLW; encoded by the coding sequence GTGCTATCCCAGGTTCACACCGCCCGGTTGGTCCACACCGCCGACCTCGATGAGGAGACCCACCGCAGCGCGCGCCAGATGGTGGTCGACGCCTACGACGGTGGAGTCACCGACACCGACTGGGATCACGCGCTCGGCGGCATGCACGCGCTGATCTGGCGCCACGGCGCGATCATCGCGCACGGCGCGGTCGTCGCCCGCCGGATGCTGCACCGCGGCACCACCCTGCGCTGCGGCTACGTCGAGGCGGTGGCGGTGCGTGAGGACTGGCGCGGGCAGGGTCTGGCGATCGCGGTCCTCGACGCGTGCGAGCAGGTGATCCGCGGCGCCTACCCGCTGGGCGCGCTGAGCTCGTCGGACCGGGGGCGGCGGCTCTACACGGTGCGCGGCTGGTTGCCGTGGCGGGGACGCACCTCGGCGCTGACCCCCACCGGGATCGCCGCGACCCCCGAGGACGACCGGTCGGTGTTCGTGCTGCCGGTGACCGCCGACCTCGACCCGGCCGACGAGCTGACCTGCGACTGGCGCGACGGCAACCTCTGGTGA
- a CDS encoding NAD(P)/FAD-dependent oxidoreductase → MAVGADPGTVVIVGAGVAGVRAAEALRAAEFDGRIVLFGAENEAPYDRIPLSLEFLEPKTSRIARAYDEADRRLVWADLTLHDDDWYRRHGIELHTGAPVTAIHPAAHTVTVGGQIVGYDKLLLATGSRARSLPGIDMGDPRVHTLRTYRDAVGLDAALTPGGSVAIVGAGWIGLEVAAAARHRGLDVTVLGRSRLPLARSLGEEIGEFFAETHRANGVELRLGVTVGARGAAGLTLTDGTTVAADTLLVAVGAEPNIELARRAGLSTGGGGVLVDAGLQTSDRDIYAVGDIAAARNPFLQTRIRVEHWATARKQPAVAVAGMLGRPGVYDELPYFFTDQFDLGMEYVGYAPDCRRVVFRGAVADREFIAFWLDERDRVLAGMNVNVPGVVADIKALIRARHPVAVGRLTDPRHRLADLLPG, encoded by the coding sequence GTGGCTGTGGGCGCCGATCCGGGCACCGTCGTCATCGTCGGCGCCGGCGTCGCCGGGGTGCGCGCCGCCGAGGCGCTGCGCGCCGCCGAGTTCGACGGCCGGATCGTGCTGTTCGGCGCCGAGAACGAGGCACCCTACGACCGGATCCCGCTGTCGCTGGAGTTTCTCGAGCCCAAGACGTCGCGGATCGCCCGCGCCTACGACGAGGCCGACCGGCGGCTCGTGTGGGCCGATCTCACCCTGCACGACGACGACTGGTATCGCCGCCACGGGATCGAGCTGCACACCGGCGCCCCGGTCACCGCGATCCACCCCGCCGCGCACACCGTGACCGTCGGCGGGCAGATCGTGGGCTACGACAAACTGTTGTTGGCCACCGGTTCGCGCGCCCGTTCGCTGCCCGGCATCGACATGGGGGACCCCCGCGTGCACACCCTGCGCACCTATCGGGACGCGGTGGGCCTGGACGCCGCGCTGACCCCCGGCGGCTCGGTGGCCATCGTCGGCGCCGGGTGGATCGGCTTGGAGGTCGCCGCCGCCGCCCGGCACCGCGGGCTCGACGTCACCGTGCTGGGGCGTTCCCGACTTCCGTTGGCGCGCAGTCTCGGCGAGGAAATCGGGGAGTTCTTCGCCGAGACCCACCGGGCCAACGGCGTCGAGCTGCGCCTGGGCGTGACGGTCGGCGCGAGGGGCGCGGCCGGGCTCACCCTGACCGACGGCACCACCGTCGCCGCCGACACGCTGCTGGTGGCCGTCGGGGCCGAACCCAACATCGAACTGGCCCGCCGGGCGGGGTTGTCGACCGGCGGCGGTGGTGTGCTCGTCGATGCCGGACTGCAGACCAGTGACCGCGACATCTACGCCGTCGGGGATATCGCCGCGGCGCGAAACCCCTTTTTGCAAACCAGGATCCGTGTCGAGCACTGGGCGACCGCACGCAAACAGCCCGCGGTGGCGGTGGCCGGGATGCTGGGACGCCCAGGCGTCTACGACGAGCTGCCGTACTTCTTCACCGACCAGTTCGATCTGGGCATGGAGTATGTCGGCTACGCGCCCGACTGCCGGCGGGTGGTGTTTCGGGGTGCGGTGGCCGACCGGGAGTTCATCGCGTTCTGGCTCGACGAGCGCGACCGGGTGCTGGCCGGGATGAACGTCAACGTGCCCGGCGTCGTCGCGGACATCAAGGCGCTGATCCGGGCGCGCCACCCGGTCGCGGTGGGCCGGTTGACCGATCCGCGCCACCGGCTGGCCGATCTGCTCCCCGGGTGA
- a CDS encoding sirohydrochlorin chelatase — MSPPTASRPAGVNRVLVAHGTRKPGGVAMIAALADRVGALLGQPVHVAFVDVVGPGPAEVLRADPSPAVVVPAFVARGYHVRRDLPAQLLASGHPQITLTPALGPGAALVGLLAAQLRAAGCRRGDAVVLAVAGSADPLARADVTRLAERLAATAGFAVALGCVATGSPGVEQVVARARRRGAHRVIAVSGLLADGLFQDRLRGCGADVVTDPLGAQPMLARAVADQFLRASHAVAA, encoded by the coding sequence ATGAGTCCACCCACCGCGTCCCGGCCGGCCGGGGTGAACCGCGTTCTGGTGGCCCACGGCACCCGCAAGCCCGGCGGTGTGGCGATGATCGCCGCTCTCGCCGACCGGGTCGGCGCGCTGCTGGGCCAGCCGGTGCACGTGGCCTTCGTCGACGTGGTCGGTCCCGGACCCGCCGAGGTGCTGCGGGCCGACCCGTCCCCGGCGGTGGTGGTGCCGGCGTTCGTGGCGCGCGGCTATCACGTGCGCCGCGACCTGCCCGCCCAGCTTCTCGCCAGCGGGCACCCGCAGATCACGCTCACCCCCGCGCTGGGGCCCGGTGCGGCGCTGGTGGGCCTGCTCGCCGCCCAACTGCGCGCCGCGGGGTGTCGCCGCGGCGACGCGGTGGTGCTCGCGGTCGCCGGCAGTGCCGATCCGCTCGCCCGCGCCGATGTGACCCGGCTGGCCGAGCGGTTGGCGGCGACCGCCGGATTCGCCGTCGCGCTGGGGTGTGTGGCGACCGGATCCCCCGGGGTCGAGCAGGTCGTCGCGCGTGCGCGGCGCCGCGGTGCGCACCGGGTGATCGCGGTGTCGGGTCTGCTCGCCGACGGGCTGTTCCAGGACCGGCTGCGCGGCTGCGGGGCCGACGTGGTGACCGACCCGCTCGGTGCCCAGCCGATGCTGGCGCGGGCCGTCGCCGATCAGTTCCTGCGGGCGTCGCACGCGGTGGCCGCCTGA
- the nirD gene encoding nitrite reductase small subunit NirD translates to MTLLHEIAHRSADDAPGATAATAWTAACGYDRLIPNRGVGVLLAGGAQAALFRLDDGALRAIGNIDPFFGAAVLSRGLVGDRGGRRVVCSPLQKQAFDLDDGRCLDDPRVAVPVYRVRLDDDGRVHIGAAR, encoded by the coding sequence ATGACACTGCTCCACGAGATCGCCCACCGCAGCGCCGACGACGCCCCCGGCGCCACCGCGGCCACGGCGTGGACGGCCGCCTGCGGCTATGACCGGCTGATCCCCAACCGGGGGGTGGGGGTGCTGCTGGCCGGCGGCGCGCAGGCGGCGCTGTTCCGCCTCGACGACGGGGCGCTGCGCGCCATCGGCAACATCGATCCGTTCTTCGGCGCCGCGGTGCTCTCCCGCGGCCTGGTCGGCGACCGCGGCGGGCGCCGGGTCGTGTGCTCACCGTTGCAGAAGCAGGCCTTCGACCTCGACGACGGCCGGTGTCTCGACGATCCCCGGGTGGCCGTACCGGTGTATCGGGTGCGCCTCGACGACGACGGTCGGGTGCACATCGGCGCGGCGCGGTAA
- a CDS encoding PRC-barrel domain-containing protein: MSGSDCTTLYRLTGAVAGLPNAIDDLRRRTVFGAGHTRLGTVSAVLVDEWEHRPRFVVVASGGLAGIGRRHRVVPVDRITGTTVDDVFLDVTPDELADGPGYARQRITERDYLERVYGHYERTPCWESGYVFPEFNR; encoded by the coding sequence ATGAGCGGCTCCGACTGCACCACCCTGTACCGGTTGACCGGCGCGGTGGCGGGCCTGCCGAACGCGATCGACGATCTGCGCCGGCGCACGGTCTTCGGCGCCGGCCACACCCGGCTGGGCACGGTGAGCGCGGTCCTGGTCGACGAGTGGGAACACCGCCCGCGGTTCGTGGTGGTCGCCTCCGGTGGGCTGGCCGGGATCGGCCGGCGCCACCGCGTGGTCCCCGTCGACCGGATCACCGGCACGACCGTCGACGACGTCTTCCTCGACGTGACGCCCGACGAGCTGGCCGACGGACCCGGCTATGCGCGGCAGCGGATCACCGAGCGCGACTACCTCGAGCGCGTGTACGGCCACTACGAGCGCACACCGTGCTGGGAGTCCGGTTACGTGTTCCCCGAGTTCAACCGCTGA
- a CDS encoding universal stress protein, with translation MAARTRDIVVGFDGSGSAQAALRWATRTAMLHRRAVTVVYVVAVPEIEAQAVAWEVDDGPVSLRVPYERHARRIVTEALDIVDDEVGAGQRPEVVTDIIWAQPVPTLAAMTRDAELVVVGSRGQGSLRRAVMGSVSAGLVQHARCPVAVIHGQELSAEQAAEAARRPVLLGIDGSRASELATEVAFAEAAAREVDLIALHAWHDADLVGIAGQQWSDLVTRGEEVLAERLAGYREQYPDLTVRRLVVWGQPAHHLLEHAESAQLVVVGSHGRGGFTGMLLGSVSRAVVHGAEVPVIVARRF, from the coding sequence ATGGCGGCCAGGACACGGGATATCGTCGTCGGGTTCGACGGTTCCGGTTCGGCACAGGCGGCGCTGCGCTGGGCGACCCGCACCGCGATGCTGCACCGGCGGGCCGTGACGGTGGTCTACGTGGTGGCCGTGCCCGAGATCGAGGCCCAGGCGGTCGCCTGGGAGGTCGACGACGGACCGGTCTCGCTGCGGGTGCCCTACGAGCGGCATGCGCGACGGATCGTCACCGAGGCCCTCGACATCGTCGACGACGAGGTGGGCGCCGGGCAGCGCCCCGAGGTCGTCACCGACATCATCTGGGCGCAGCCGGTGCCGACCCTGGCCGCGATGACACGGGACGCGGAACTGGTGGTGGTCGGCTCGCGGGGCCAGGGATCGCTGCGGCGCGCCGTGATGGGATCGGTCAGCGCGGGACTGGTCCAGCACGCGCGCTGCCCGGTGGCGGTGATCCACGGGCAGGAGCTCTCGGCCGAGCAGGCCGCCGAGGCCGCGCGCCGGCCGGTGCTGCTCGGCATCGACGGGTCGCGCGCCTCCGAGCTGGCCACCGAGGTCGCCTTCGCCGAGGCGGCGGCCCGTGAGGTGGACCTGATCGCGTTGCATGCCTGGCACGACGCCGATCTGGTGGGTATCGCGGGCCAGCAGTGGTCGGACCTGGTCACCCGCGGCGAGGAGGTGCTCGCCGAGCGGTTGGCCGGCTACCGCGAACAGTATCCGGACCTGACCGTGCGCCGGCTGGTGGTGTGGGGGCAACCGGCGCACCATCTGCTCGAGCACGCCGAGAGCGCACAGCTGGTGGTCGTCGGCAGCCACGGGCGCGGCGGGTTCACCGGCATGCTGCTCGGCTCGGTGAGCCGGGCGGTCGTGCACGGCGCGGAGGTCCCGGTGATCGTGGCGCGGCGATTCTGA
- a CDS encoding adenosylcobalamin-dependent ribonucleoside-diphosphate reductase yields the protein MPRSAPAQVRRRDGRLIAFDRARIEAAVAAAAAEAGHRDSTLGARVADAVAAALADARRAPTVEEIQDRIEVQLSALGAPQVARAYIVYRQRRAEVRAAKTLVGVRDELKLSLAAVTVLAERYLLRDEDGRPAESTGEMMDRVATAVAGAEDGYRRGASSGWAERFAATLRSREFLPNSPTLMNAGTALGLLSGCVVLPLPDSLRAIFTTLGQTAEIHRAGGGTGFSFSALRPAGDPVTGTGGRASGPVSFLRLFDTAAGVVSMGGRRRGACMAVLDVSHPDIYEFLGAKTALAGELAQFNLSVGVGDAFLRAVQRGGRHRLINPRTGRTVATVAAAELFTAICEAAHAGGDPGLLFLDTINRANPVPAHGRIAATNPCGEVPLLAYESCNLGSINLARMVTDGRIDWDRLAATAALGVRFLDDVIDAGVYPVAELDTAAKATRKIGLGMMGLAELLADQGLAYDSQPAVRLAGRLAAHIQRAAHAESVRLAGERGAFPAFAHSRYADGPPRRHAQVTSVAPTGTISLIAGTTAGIEPMFAIAYARNIVGRHLVELNAHFERLARAGGFYSEQLITEIARHGGVRGCALVPEAVRAAYPTAAEIAPTWHLRMQAGVQRHVDAAVSKTINLPATATVADVEDIYLAAWRARVKGITVYRYGSRAGQVLTFADPAAALPQADVSYSGGCIGRACEF from the coding sequence ATGCCGCGGTCCGCGCCGGCACAGGTGCGACGCCGGGACGGCCGGCTGATCGCCTTCGACCGCGCCCGGATCGAGGCCGCGGTGGCCGCGGCGGCCGCCGAGGCCGGCCACCGGGATTCGACGCTGGGCGCCCGGGTCGCCGACGCCGTCGCGGCCGCGCTCGCCGACGCGCGGCGCGCACCCACCGTCGAGGAGATCCAAGACCGGATCGAGGTCCAGCTGAGCGCGCTCGGCGCCCCGCAGGTGGCCCGCGCCTACATCGTCTACCGGCAGCGCCGCGCCGAGGTGCGCGCCGCCAAGACCCTGGTCGGGGTGCGCGACGAGCTGAAACTGAGCCTGGCGGCGGTCACCGTGCTCGCCGAGCGGTACCTGCTGCGCGACGAAGACGGCCGGCCGGCCGAATCCACCGGGGAGATGATGGACCGGGTCGCCACCGCGGTCGCCGGCGCCGAGGACGGTTACCGCCGCGGCGCCTCGAGCGGGTGGGCCGAACGGTTCGCCGCGACGCTGCGCAGCCGGGAGTTCCTGCCGAACTCGCCGACGTTGATGAACGCCGGCACCGCGCTGGGGCTGCTGTCGGGGTGTGTGGTGCTGCCGCTGCCGGATTCGCTGCGGGCGATCTTCACCACGTTGGGCCAGACCGCCGAGATCCACCGGGCCGGCGGCGGCACCGGGTTCTCGTTCAGCGCGCTGCGCCCGGCCGGGGACCCGGTCACCGGCACCGGGGGCCGCGCCAGCGGACCGGTGTCGTTCCTGCGGCTGTTCGACACCGCCGCCGGGGTGGTCAGCATGGGGGGCCGCCGGCGCGGCGCGTGCATGGCGGTGCTCGACGTCTCTCACCCCGACATCTACGAATTCCTCGGCGCCAAAACCGCGCTCGCCGGTGAACTGGCGCAGTTCAACCTCTCGGTGGGGGTCGGCGACGCGTTCCTGCGGGCGGTGCAGCGCGGCGGGCGCCACCGGCTGATCAACCCGCGCACCGGCCGCACCGTGGCCACCGTGGCGGCCGCGGAGCTGTTCACCGCGATCTGCGAGGCCGCCCACGCCGGCGGGGACCCGGGGCTGCTGTTCCTCGACACGATCAACCGGGCCAACCCGGTGCCCGCACACGGCCGCATCGCGGCGACCAACCCGTGCGGCGAGGTGCCGCTGCTGGCGTACGAATCGTGCAACCTCGGATCGATCAACCTGGCGCGCATGGTCACCGACGGCCGCATCGACTGGGATCGGTTGGCCGCCACCGCGGCACTCGGGGTGCGTTTCCTCGACGACGTGATCGACGCCGGCGTCTACCCGGTGGCCGAACTCGACACCGCCGCCAAAGCGACCCGCAAGATCGGTCTGGGCATGATGGGGCTGGCCGAGCTGCTCGCCGACCAGGGTCTGGCCTACGACAGTCAGCCGGCGGTGCGGCTGGCCGGGCGCCTCGCCGCGCACATCCAGCGCGCCGCCCACGCCGAATCGGTGCGGCTGGCCGGCGAGCGCGGCGCCTTCCCGGCGTTCGCCCACAGCCGCTACGCCGACGGCCCGCCCCGCCGACACGCCCAGGTCACCTCGGTCGCCCCGACCGGAACCATCTCGCTGATCGCCGGCACCACCGCCGGGATCGAGCCGATGTTCGCCATCGCCTACGCCCGCAACATCGTGGGTCGGCACCTGGTGGAGCTCAACGCGCACTTCGAGCGCCTGGCCCGGGCGGGCGGCTTCTACAGCGAGCAGTTGATCACCGAGATCGCCCGCCACGGCGGGGTGCGCGGCTGCGCCCTGGTTCCCGAGGCGGTGCGGGCGGCCTACCCCACCGCCGCCGAGATCGCCCCGACCTGGCATCTGCGCATGCAGGCCGGGGTGCAGCGCCACGTCGACGCGGCGGTGTCCAAGACGATCAACCTGCCGGCCACCGCGACCGTCGCCGACGTCGAGGACATCTACCTGGCGGCGTGGCGGGCGCGGGTCAAGGGCATCACCGTCTACCGGTACGGCAGCCGCGCCGGCCAGGTGCTGACGTTCGCGGACCCGGCGGCGGCGCTGCCGCAGGCCGACGTGTCCTACAGCGGCGGCTGCATCGGCCGCGCCTGCGAATTCTGA
- a CDS encoding cupin domain-containing protein yields MNKFSLTAMGRDQLERARTEASGRRAATVFGGHDHTLRQTVIALTEGRTLDEHQTLDDATLQVLSGRVRLRAGRDEWIGWVGDLLVIPDAVHALEALEDSAILLTVAKKTE; encoded by the coding sequence ATGAACAAGTTTTCGTTGACGGCGATGGGCCGCGACCAGTTGGAGCGGGCCCGCACCGAGGCCAGTGGGCGCCGGGCGGCCACCGTGTTCGGCGGCCACGATCACACGTTGCGCCAGACCGTCATCGCCTTGACCGAGGGCCGCACCCTCGACGAGCACCAGACCCTCGACGACGCCACCTTGCAGGTGCTCTCCGGCCGGGTGCGGCTTCGCGCCGGCCGCGACGAATGGATCGGCTGGGTCGGCGACCTGCTGGTGATCCCCGACGCCGTGCACGCCCTGGAGGCGCTGGAGGATTCGGCGATCCTGCTGACGGTCGCCAAAAAGACGGAGTAG
- a CDS encoding Hsp20/alpha crystallin family protein — protein MSNLTLWSRPAWDVDRFVTDFFGPTFSEGWLKTLPAATKAFHPAAETVRDGDDALVRLELPGVDVDNDVTVEVDHGHLVVRGERRDEHAEDTDGRRLREVRYGSFRRSFRLPEHVTGDAISASYDAGVLTIRVAGAYTEAEAERIAITK, from the coding sequence ATGAGCAACCTGACCCTGTGGTCGCGCCCCGCCTGGGACGTGGACCGTTTCGTGACCGACTTCTTCGGGCCGACCTTCTCCGAGGGCTGGCTGAAGACCCTGCCGGCGGCCACCAAGGCGTTCCACCCGGCCGCCGAGACCGTGCGCGACGGCGACGACGCGCTGGTGCGCCTGGAGCTGCCCGGCGTCGACGTCGACAACGACGTCACCGTCGAGGTCGACCACGGCCACCTGGTGGTACGCGGCGAGCGCCGCGACGAGCACGCCGAGGACACCGACGGGCGCAGGCTGCGCGAGGTCCGGTACGGGTCCTTCCGCCGGTCGTTCCGCCTGCCCGAGCACGTCACCGGGGACGCCATCTCCGCGTCGTACGACGCCGGTGTGCTGACCATCCGGGTGGCGGGGGCCTACACCGAAGCCGAGGCCGAGCGGATCGCGATCACCAAGTAA
- a CDS encoding MFS transporter produces the protein MAHRARIIDWDPEDTLAWEAGNRRVARRNLVCTVAGDHVGFSIWSLWSVMAWFMPEAVYGLSTGDKLLLGALATVVGGGARIPYTLGVARFGGRTWTVFSAVVLLIPTGATLVLLAHPGLPLWPYALCAAATGLGGGNYAASLTNVNAFYPQRLKGSALGINAGLGNLGVAGIQVVALLVLATAGDRQPHWVCGGYLLALVAVAIAAALFMDNLDHPLEPGHLRSVLALPDTWAITLLYGAAFGSWIGLVFAFGQVMHVHFLAAGQTGAQAALHTAQIAFVGPLLGSLSRVLGGRCADRVGGARVTVTVFVAMTGATAALAALSTHDDHLRGHGGPPPAAIGGYAVGFVTLFVLAGIANASVFKLIPSVLEARSRGLALEAAARRRWADTHAGALIGVASALGAIGGAGIELTLRESYALTGSGSVAYWVFVLLYAVAALVTWRRYLRAARPAAPALRAEAAEPAPALL, from the coding sequence ATGGCACACCGAGCGCGCATCATCGACTGGGATCCCGAGGACACCCTGGCCTGGGAGGCCGGCAACCGCAGGGTCGCCCGCCGCAACCTGGTCTGCACCGTCGCCGGTGACCACGTCGGGTTCTCGATCTGGTCGCTGTGGTCGGTGATGGCGTGGTTCATGCCCGAGGCGGTCTACGGTCTGTCCACCGGCGACAAACTGCTGCTGGGTGCGCTGGCCACCGTCGTCGGCGGTGGCGCGCGGATCCCCTACACCCTGGGGGTGGCCCGGTTCGGCGGGCGCACCTGGACGGTGTTCTCCGCGGTGGTGCTGCTGATCCCGACCGGGGCCACCCTGGTGCTGCTCGCCCACCCGGGCCTGCCGTTGTGGCCCTACGCGCTCTGTGCGGCGGCCACCGGCCTGGGCGGCGGCAACTATGCGGCGTCGCTGACCAACGTCAACGCGTTCTACCCGCAGCGGCTCAAGGGATCGGCGCTCGGGATCAACGCCGGGCTGGGCAATCTGGGGGTGGCCGGCATCCAGGTGGTCGCGCTGCTGGTGTTGGCCACCGCGGGTGACCGGCAGCCCCACTGGGTCTGCGGTGGCTATCTGCTGGCACTGGTGGCGGTCGCGATCGCCGCGGCGCTGTTCATGGACAACCTCGATCACCCCCTCGAGCCCGGGCACCTGCGGTCGGTGTTGGCCCTGCCCGACACCTGGGCGATCACGCTGCTGTACGGGGCGGCGTTCGGCTCCTGGATCGGGTTGGTGTTCGCGTTCGGCCAGGTGATGCACGTCCATTTCCTCGCCGCCGGCCAGACGGGCGCCCAGGCCGCCCTGCACACCGCCCAGATCGCGTTCGTCGGGCCCCTGCTCGGGTCGCTGTCGCGGGTGCTCGGAGGACGCTGCGCCGACCGGGTCGGCGGCGCGCGGGTGACGGTGACGGTGTTCGTCGCCATGACCGGTGCGACCGCGGCGCTGGCGGCCTTGAGCACCCACGACGATCATCTGCGCGGGCACGGCGGGCCGCCCCCGGCCGCGATCGGCGGCTACGCCGTGGGGTTCGTCACGCTGTTCGTGCTCGCCGGGATCGCCAACGCGTCGGTGTTCAAACTGATCCCGTCGGTGTTGGAGGCCCGCAGCCGGGGGTTGGCACTGGAGGCGGCGGCCCGGCGCCGCTGGGCCGACACCCACGCCGGCGCGCTGATCGGGGTCGCCTCAGCACTCGGCGCGATCGGCGGGGCGGGCATCGAGCTGACGCTGCGCGAGTCCTATGCGCTCACCGGATCGGGGAGCGTCGCCTACTGGGTGTTCGTGCTCCTCTACGCGGTGGCCGCGCTGGTGACCTGGCGGCGCTACCTGCGGGCCGCGCGGCCGGCGGCGCCGGCGCTGCGCGCCGAGGCCGCCGAACCGGCCCCGGCACTGCTGTGA
- a CDS encoding bifunctional aminoglycoside phosphotransferase/ATP-binding protein, which yields MSPEIDPDRPNLPVAIHETHSGIVVLIGERAYKAKKPVVTDFLDFSTLERREQVCAREVELNSRLAADTYLGIARFSDPTAATAEPVIVMRRYPDSARLATVVRDTRTDRGAAALRTVAGVLAGFHDGAERGERVESQGRLDAVRGRWRDNITEMATLAVGVLPDDAVATVERLALRYLAGREALFDRRIAERRIVDGHGDLLADDIFCLPDGVQILDCLEFDDALRHVDAIDDAAFLAMDLEFLGRADLAELFVAEYRRASGDSAPASLVDFYIAYRALVRAKTDCVRFAQGHRGSQDSAQAHLRIATDHLRSATVRLAVIGGGPGTGKTTVSHRVAQQVGAEVISTDRVRQELHERDVITGRPGEPDAGLYAPRHVDTVYREVFARARRLLAEGRSVILDGTWREPRRRAEARELAAALHAPLLEIQCRTDVDTAAQRVADRPAGHPSDATAQIAEHLEMDPLGWPEAVPLDTTAPQVDSAESVVRRWRALADSVSG from the coding sequence ATGAGCCCTGAGATCGATCCGGACCGGCCGAACCTGCCGGTGGCGATTCACGAAACCCACTCCGGCATCGTGGTTCTCATCGGTGAGCGGGCGTACAAGGCGAAGAAGCCGGTGGTCACCGATTTCCTGGACTTCTCCACCCTCGAACGCCGCGAACAGGTCTGCGCCCGCGAGGTCGAACTCAACAGCCGCCTCGCCGCCGACACCTACCTGGGGATCGCGCGGTTCAGCGATCCGACCGCCGCGACGGCCGAACCGGTGATCGTGATGCGCCGCTACCCCGATTCGGCCCGGCTGGCCACCGTGGTGCGCGACACCCGCACCGATCGCGGCGCCGCGGCGCTGCGCACCGTCGCCGGGGTGCTCGCCGGTTTCCACGACGGCGCCGAGCGTGGTGAACGCGTCGAGAGTCAGGGACGGCTCGACGCCGTGCGCGGCCGCTGGCGCGACAACATCACCGAGATGGCGACGCTGGCCGTCGGGGTGCTCCCCGACGACGCCGTGGCGACCGTCGAGCGCCTGGCGCTGCGCTATCTGGCCGGGCGGGAGGCGCTGTTCGACCGCCGCATCGCCGAGCGGCGCATCGTCGACGGGCACGGCGATCTGCTGGCCGACGACATCTTCTGCCTGCCCGACGGGGTGCAGATCCTCGACTGCCTGGAGTTCGACGACGCCCTGCGCCACGTCGACGCCATCGACGACGCCGCGTTCTTGGCGATGGACCTGGAGTTCTTGGGCCGTGCGGATCTCGCCGAGCTGTTCGTGGCCGAATACCGTCGGGCCAGCGGCGATTCCGCACCGGCTTCGCTGGTCGACTTCTACATCGCCTACCGCGCGCTGGTGCGGGCCAAAACCGACTGCGTTCGCTTCGCCCAGGGCCATCGGGGTTCGCAGGACAGCGCGCAGGCGCATCTGCGGATCGCCACCGACCACCTGCGGTCGGCGACGGTGCGCCTGGCGGTGATCGGCGGCGGTCCCGGCACCGGGAAGACGACGGTGTCGCACCGGGTCGCCCAACAGGTGGGTGCGGAGGTGATCTCCACCGATCGGGTGCGCCAGGAGCTGCACGAGCGCGACGTGATCACCGGCCGGCCCGGGGAGCCCGACGCCGGGCTGTACGCCCCGCGCCACGTCGACACCGTCTATCGGGAGGTGTTCGCCCGGGCGCGGCGACTGCTCGCCGAGGGACGGTCGGTGATCCTCGACGGCACCTGGCGCGAGCCGCGCCGGCGCGCCGAGGCGCGCGAGCTGGCCGCGGCGCTGCACGCGCCGCTGCTGGAGATCCAGTGTCGCACCGACGTCGACACCGCGGCCCAACGCGTCGCCGACCGGCCCGCCGGTCACCCCTCGGACGCCACCGCGCAGATCGCCGAGCACCTGGAGATGGACCCGCTCGGGTGGCCCGAGGCCGTACCGCTGGACACCACCGCGCCGCAGGTCGATTCGGCGGAGTCGGTGGTGCGGCGCTGGCGGGCGCTGGCCGATTCGGTCAGCGGTTGA